In a genomic window of Hippoglossus stenolepis isolate QCI-W04-F060 chromosome 15, HSTE1.2, whole genome shotgun sequence:
- the rps14 gene encoding 40S ribosomal protein S14: MAPRKGKEKKEEQVISLGPQVAEGENVFGVCHIFASFNDTFVHVTDLSGKETICRVTGGMKVKADRDESSPYAAMLAAQDVAQRCKELGITALHIKLRATGGNRTKTPGPGAQSALRALARSGMKIGRIEDVTPIPSDSTRRKGGRRGRRL, translated from the exons ATGGCTCCTCGTaaagggaaggagaagaaggaggagcaggtgaTCAGTCTTGGTCCTCAGGTCGCTGAAGGAGAGAACGTTTTTGGCGTCTGTCACATCTTCGCCTCCTTCAACGACACCTTCGTCCACGTCACCGATCTCTCCGGGAA ggagACGATCTGCCGTGTGACCGGTGGGATGAAGGTGAAGGCTGACAGAGATGAGTCCTCTCCGTACGCCGCCATGTTGGCGGCTCAGGACGTCGCTCAGCGCTGCAAAGAGCTCGGAATCACAGCACTGCACATCAAGCTGAGGGCGACCGGCGGAAACAG gacAAAGACTCCAGGTCCTGGAGCTCAGTCTGCTCTCAGAGCGCTGGCTCGGTCCGGCATGAAGATCGGACGCATCG AGGACGTCACTCCGATCCCGTCGGACTCGACCCGGAGGAAGGGCGGACGTCGTGGTCGCCGTCTGTAG
- the chm gene encoding rab proteins geranylgeranyltransferase component A 1, with translation MAAEDLPSEFDVVILGTGLVESVVAAACSRVGQRVLHVDRRSYYAANWASFTFNSLLTWIQQHHEESQPEPVQDWSSLLEEGEELIYLCNSDSTSVTNLQVFCFTSEEDEEEEEEEEEEAPDPPDTTEEEAEDADKERKEEVAEGEEEEQAAQTVGEEPETAQSRLSVPQRQSEPMRKKISYAQLVKEGRRFNIDLVSKLMYSRGSLVDLLIKSNVSRYAEFKNVSRILTYRHDNVEQVPCSRADVFASRQLSVVEKRKLMRFLTFCVEETEEQQAYNGRPYLEFLRDQQLGDNLQHFLVHSIAMVTEDTPTEAGLASTRHFLRCLGRYGNTPFLFPVYGLGEIPQCFCRMCAVFGGIYCLRHSVHCLIVDKESNRCKAVIDIRGQRISCSHFVVEDGYVAAERKKVATPTRFISRAVLITDGSVLPTDSEQQVSMVTLPPIAAGCPSVKMVELCPSTMTCLPGTYLVHLTCQSTGSAYQDLSPLVTRMFHTPESHDQGKRPSVLWCLYFNMVDGSAVEVDCHNLPSNVHVCSGPDGELGHEHAITQAEMIFQKILPQEEFCPPAPNPEDIIYDAEGDGLSRQTEE, from the exons ATGGCTGCCGAGGATCTACCGTCTGAATTTGACGTCGTCATTCTGGGCACAG GGCTCGTGGAGTCGGTGGTCGCTGCTGCCTGTTCCAGGGTCGGTCAGCGAGTTCTTCATGTCGACAG GAGGAGTTACTACGCAGCCAACTGGGCCAGCTTCACCTTCAACAGCCTGCTCACCTGGATCCAACAGCACCAT GAGGAGTCTCAGCCCGAGCCGGTCCAGGATTGGTCGAGCCTGTTGGAGGAAGGGGAAGAGCTGATCTATCTGTGTAACTCTGACTCCACCTCCGTCACTAACCTGCAGGTTTTCTGTTTCACCAG tgaagaagacgaggaggaggaggaggaggaggaggaggaagctccTGATCCTCCagacaccacagaagaagaagctgaggaCGCT gacaaagaaagaaaagaggaagtggctgaaggagaagaggaagaacag GCTGCTCAGACTGTTGGGGAGGAGCCAGAGACAGCTCAGTCCCGCCTCTCTGTCCCTCAACGCCAATCAGAGCCAATGAGGAAGAAGATCAGCTACGCTCAGCTGGTGAAGGAAGGACGCAGGTTTAACATCGACCTCGTCTCCAAG ctgaTGTATTCTCGTGGCTCATTGGTTGATCTGCTCATCAAGTCAAACGTCAGTCGTTATGCAGAGTTCAAGAATGTCAGTAGGATACTCACCTATCGCCATGACAACGTGGAACAG gtgccCTGTAGTAGAGCTGATGTGTTTGCGAGTCGTCAGCTTTCCGTGgtagaaaagaggaagttgaTGCGTTTCCTCACTTTCTGTGTTGAGGAGACTGAGGAGCAGCAAG CTTACAACGGTCGGCCATATTTGGAGTTCTTGCGTGACCAGCAGCTTGGAGACAACCTGCAACACTTCCTCGTCCACTCTATTGCAATGGTGACAGAGGACACACCCACAGAGGCGGGGCTTGCTTCCACACGTCACTTCTTGCGCTGCCTGGGTCGCTACGGCAACACGcctttcctgtttcctgtctatGGCCTTGGAGAGATACCGCAGTGTTTCTGTAG gatgtgtgctgtgtttggaggAATCTACTGTTTGAGACACTCGGTCCATTGTCTGATCGTCGACAAGGAATCCAACAG GTGTAAGGCGGTGATTGATATCAGAGGACAGCGAATCAGCTGCAGCCACTTTGTGGTGGAGGACGGCTAtgtggcagcagagaggaagaaggtggCCACACCCACCAG GTTTATCAGCAGAGCCGTCCTGATAACTGACGGCTCCGTTCTGCCCACTGACTCTGAGCAGCAG GTTTCCATGGTTACGCTTCCTCCAATAGCAGCGGGGTGTCCGTCGGTGAAGATGGTGGAGCTCTGTCCGTCCACGATGACGTGTTTACCAGGAACCT ATCTGGTCCACCTCACTTGTCAGTCAACTGGCTCCGCCTACCAGGATCTGTCGCCACTGGTAACCAGAATGTTCCACACACCAGAGTCACATGACCAAg gcaAGCGTCCGTCTGTCCTCTGGTGTCTGTACTTCAACATGGTCGACGGGTCGGCGGTCGAGGTCGATTGTCACAACCTCCCATCAAACGTGCACGTGTGTTCTGGACCAGATGGAGAGCTGGGCCACGAACACGCCATCACACAG GCAGAGATGATTTTCCAGAAGATTCTCCCTCAGGAGGAATTCTGTCCTCCAGCTCCGAACCCTGAAGACATCATCTACGACGCAGAGGGGGACGGCCTTAGTCGTCAAACTGAAGAGTAA
- the LOC118122508 gene encoding GTPase IMAP family member 9-like, with protein MSKEQTSDPKDSLRMLLVGKTGAGKSAAGNTILMKKGFHSSASSSSVTKVCQRGTVKVQGQTLEVIDTPGLFDTGLSEKQVKAEITKSIIYAAPGPHVFLIIVKADRFTEEEAKTVKILHKLFVEQAARYTMTLFTCGDALEADGVSIEEVIGKNKVLSDFLHQCKGGYHVFNNRNKDPAQVHELLKKINTMVERNGGSYYTNKMFQEAETAVDKKMKELLKVKPQTDQDDARTEAKEHVAATVYGSLALIGEGVGGVIGEGEDPLRNRR; from the exons ATGTCCAAGGAACAAACCT CAGATCCAAAGGACTCTCTCAGGATGCTTCTTGTTGGGAAAACTGGAGCTGGGAAAAGTGCAGCAGGAAACACCATCTTAATGAAGAAGGgttttcattcatcagcttcttcttcctcagtgACGAAAGTGTGTCAGAGAGGAACAGTGAAGGTTCAGGGCCAAACACTGGAGGTTATTGATACTCCAGGTCTGTTTGACACCGGGCTGAGTGAAAAGCAGGTGAAGGCTGAAATCACTAAGAGCATCATATACGCTGCTCCTGGACCTCATGTGTTCCTGATCATCGTCAAGGCAGACAGATTCACCGAAGAAGAagcaaaaacagtgaaaatccTTCATAAGCTGTTTGTAGAACAGGCTGCACGTTACACCATGACCCTGTTCACCTGTGGAGACGCTCTGGAGGCAGACGGCGTCTCCATAGAAGAAGTCATTGGTAAAAATAAGGTTCTCAGCGACTTCCTCCATCAGTGCAAAGGAGGATACCATGTTTTtaacaacagaaataaagatCCTGCTCAGGTCCATGAGCTGCTGAAGAAGATCAACACAATGGTTGAGAGAAATGGAGGAAGCTACTACACCAACAAGATGTTCCAAGAGGCTGAGACAGCCGTAGACAAAAAGATGAAAGAGCTTTTGAAGGTTAAACCACAGACGGACCAGGATGACGCAAGAACTGAAGCAAAAGAACATGTGGCAGCAACTGTATATGGTTCCTTAGCCCTTATTGGAGAAGGTGTTGGAGGTGTTATTGGAGaag GTGAAGATCCTCTGAGGAACAGaaggtga
- the ik gene encoding protein Red isoform X2, whose amino-acid sequence MSTANANYANSTANYRAVGPTAEADKSAAEKRRQLIQESKFLGGDMEHTHLVKGLDFALLQKVRAEITSKEKEEEDMMEKVQKEAKKDVEPEEKIEFKTRLGRNIYRVVFRTGLVERNELFLPGRMAYVVDLDDEFTDTDIPTTLIRSKADCPSMEAQTTLTTNDIVISKLTQILSYLRQGTRHKKIKKKDKGKLDDKRAPEADISIFEDIGDYVPSGTAMYKPPRDKEPPRDKERHRDREDHRDREDNRDREDHREDDSKSRRQSYFEKPRGDEHQVVDVETGPGSVRDQIKVINEKFAGAAGSQWQSQEPGSQRRDSKEQLGDFFGGSNSYAECYPATMDDLAVDSDEEVDYSKMDQGNKKGPLGRWDFDTQEEYSDYMNNKEALPKAAFQYGIKMSEGRKTRRFKETNEKAELDRQWKKISAIIEKRKKMEADGVDVKRPKY is encoded by the exons ATGAGtactgctaatgctaactatGCTAACAGCACAGCTAACTACCGAGCTGTAGGGCCCACTGCAGAGGC AGATAAGTCGGCTGCAGAGAAACGTCGGCAGTTGATCCAGGAGTCAAAGTTTTTGGGAGGTGACATGGAACATACTCACTTGGTGAAAGGTCTGGACTTCGCTCTGCTGCAGAAG GTGAGAGCGGAGATCACCagtaaagagaaagaagaagaagacatgatGGAGAAAGTCCAGAAAGAGGCAAA GAAAGACgtggagccagaggagaagaTCGAGTTCAAGACTCGTCTGG gtagGAACATCTACCGCGTGGTGTTTAGGACCGGCCTGGTCGAGAGGAACGAGCTCTTCCTGCCGGGCAGGATGGCGTACGTGGTCGACCTGGACGATGAgttcactgacacagacatcCCGACAACTCTGATCCGCAGCAAAGCCGACTGTCCCAGCATGGAG GCTCAGACGACTCTCACCACCAACGATATCGTGATTTCTAAACTGACTCAGATCCTGTCGTACCTCAGACAAGGGACACGACACAAGAAGATCAAGAAGAAGGACAAAG ggaaaCTGGATGATAAACGAGCTCCTGAAGCTGATATCAG tATCTTTGAGGACATCGGAGACTACGTCCCGTCCGGCACTGCCATGTACAAGCCCCCCAGAGACAAAGAACCCCCCAGAGACAAAGAGcgccacagagacagagaggaccacagagacagagaggacaacCGAGATAGAGAGGACCACAGAGAGGACGATAGCAAGAGCAGGAGACAAAGCTACTTTGAGAAACCCAGAGGAGACGAACACCAG gtcGTGGACGTGGAGACAG GTCCAGGATCAGTCAGAGACCAAATCAAGGTCATCAACGAGAAGTTTGCAGGAGCAGCCGGCAGCCAATGGCAGAGCCAGGAGCCTGGTTCTCAGAGAAGAGACAGTAAAGAACAACTGGGAGATTTCTTTGGAGGATCCAACTCGTACGCGGAGTGTTACCCGGCTac gatggACGACCTGGCTGTGGACAGTGATGAGGAGGTGGACTACAGTAAGATGGACCAG ggcaATAAGAAGGGTCCTCTCGGCCGCTGGGACTTCGACACTCAGGAGGAGTACTCTGATTACATGAACAACAAGGAGGCGCTGCCAAA GGCCGCCTTCCAGTACGGCATCAAGATGTCCGAGGGTCGCAAGACTCGTCGCTTCAAAGAGACCAATGAGAAGGCAGAACTGGACCGGCAGTGGAAGAAGATCAGCGCG ATCatagagaagaggaagaagatggaggcCGACGG ggtCGACGTGAAGAGACCGAAATACTGA